A portion of the Juglans microcarpa x Juglans regia isolate MS1-56 chromosome 1D, Jm3101_v1.0, whole genome shotgun sequence genome contains these proteins:
- the LOC121241002 gene encoding nematode resistance protein-like HSPRO2: MVDLEWKAKTVSSAKSPKLSNKLQVSIPPSFRAAEISAANAVVCSSYDNYLRLPELRKLWSSEEFPTWKNESVLKPTLQALEISFRFVSTFLSDPRPYTNRREWRRRLESLATSQIEIIANLCEDDEQDGATRGTAPIVDLRSSSGVLARDGSYAEVWKIPGETTVVSRTSEASLLPRLATWHKSERIAQKILYSIECEMHNCPYTLGLGEPNLASKPNLEYDLICKPSELHSLKKTPYEHIDNYENQTLYTTHQILESWIYVSQQLLKRITERIENKDFERAASDCYLIERIWKLLADIEDLHLLMDPDDFLRLKNRLSIKSSNEEGPFCFRSKGLVEIARHCKDLKHKVPYILGVEVDPMGGPRVQEAAMKTYSEKKMEKIHLLQALQSIESAMKRFFYAYKQLLVVVMGSLEASANRVVVSSDSCDPLSQIFLEPTYFPSLDAAKTFLGDFWNHEHGGARLG, from the coding sequence ATGGTTGATTTAGAGTGGAAGGCAAAGACCGTCTCATCCGCCAAATCCCCCAAACTCTCCAACAAACTCCAAGTCTCCATTCCGCCATCCTTTCGTGCTGCCGAAATATCCGCCGCTAATGCTGTCGTATGCTCCTCTTACGATAACTATCTTCGCCTCCCGGAGCTTCGGAAACTATGGAGTTCCGAAGAGTTTCCAACTTGGAAAAACGAATCTGTTTTGAAACCGACCTTGCAGGCTTTAGAGATTTCGTTCCGGTTCGTCTCGACGTTCTTGTCGGATCCGAGGCCGTATACGAACCGGCGCGAGTGGAGGCGGAGGCTCGAGTCGCTCGCAACGTCTCAGATAGAGATCATTGCCAATCTCTGCGAGGATGACGAACAAGACGGTGCGACACGTGGAACAGCTCCTATCGTCGATCTCAGGTCTTCGAGTGGCGTCTTGGCTCGCGATGGGAGCTACGCCGAGGTGTGGAAGATTCCAGGTGAGACGACCGTGGTGAGCCGCACCAGCGAGGCCAGCTTGCTTCCTCGGCTTGCCACGTGGCATAAATCAGAGCGCATCGCGCAGAAGATCCTCTACTCCATCGAGTGCGAGATGCACAATTGTCCATACACTCTCGGTTTGGGAGAGCCAAACCTCGCAAGTAAGCCGAACCTCGAGTACGATCTGATTTGCAAGCCGAGCGAACTCCACTCTCTAAAGAAGACTCCGTACGAACACATCGACAACTACGAGAACCAGACGCTCTACACCACGCACCAAATCCTGGAGTCGTGGATCTACGTGTCGCAACAGCTCTTGAAGCGAATCACAGAGCGAATCGAAAACAAAGATTTTGAAAGAGCCGCGAGCGATTGCTATCTGATCGAACGGATCTGGAAGCTTCTGGCCGATATCGAGGATTTACACCTCTTGATGGACCCGGACGATTTTCTCAGGCTCAAGAACCGATTGAGCATCAAGTCCTCCAACGAAGAGGGACCGTTTTGCTTCAGATCGAAGGGGCTAGTGGAGATCGCGAGGCATTGCAAGGATCTGAAGCACAAGGTGCCGTACATTCTCGGCGTTGAGGTTGACCCCATGGGTGGGCCCAGGGTCCAGGAGGCGGCGATGAAGACCTACAGcgagaagaagatggagaagattCACCTGCTTCAGGCTTTGCAGTCTATCGAGTCGGCTATGAAGAGATTCTTCTACGCGTACAAGCAACTGCTCGTGGTTGTGATGGGGAGCTTGGAGGCGAGCGCGAACCGAGTCGTAGTGAGCTCAGATTCGTGTGACCCGCTGAGTCAGATCTTCCTTGAGCCGACATATTTCCCGAGTTTGGATGCGGCAAAGACGTTTTTGGGGGATTTTTGGAACCATGAACACGGTGGAGCGCGACTTGGATAG
- the LOC121246988 gene encoding glycosylinositol phosphorylceramide mannosyl transferase 1 — protein sequence MRGSFLSRRTVQRLRQLAIATVGSVKIELVLCCCIAFTVIALLSRASGFTGWTSPGVALERLSAPRKGYAIVMNTWKRYDLLKQSISHYSSCPGLESIHIVWSEPNPPSDSLKKFLDHIVQSNSGNAQHVELKFDVNKEDSLNNRFKEIKDLKTDAVFSIDDDVIFPCSSVEFAFSVWQSAPDTMVGFVPRIHWVDQSKGSSDYYVYGGWWSVWWTGTYSMVLSKAAFFHKKYLSLYTNVMSASVREFVTKNRNCEDIAMSFLVANASGAPPIWVKGNIFEIGSTGISSMGGHGERRTQCVNRFVAEFGRMPLVSTSVKAVDSRNVWFW from the exons ATGAGAGGAAGCTTTTTGAGCCGTCGCACAGTACAGAGGCTCCGGCAACTGGCGATCGCCACCGTCGGATCAGTCAAGATCGAGCTCGTCCTCTGCTGCTGCATCGCCTTCACGGTGATCGCGCTTCTGAGTCGTGCTTCGGGTTTTACGGGATGGACCAGTCCCGGTGTTGCTTTGGAACGGTTATCTGCTCCACG GAAAGGATATGCTATTGTAATGAACACATGGAAAAGATATGATCTTTTGAAGCAGTCCATTTCTCACTACTCATCATGTCCTGGACTTGAATCTATTCACATTGTCTGGAGTGAGCCCAATCCTCCATCAGATTCTCTTAAGAAATTTCTAGATCACATTGTACAGTCTAACTCTGGGAACGCGCAACATGTTGAACTAAAGTTTGATGTCAACAAGGAAGACAGTTTGAACAATAGATTTAAAGAGATTAAGGATTTGAAGACAGATGCCGTTTTTTCAATTGACGATGACGTGATATTTCCTTGCTCCTCTGTGGAATTTGCATTTAGTGTATGGCAAAGTGCACCAGATACAATGGTGGGATTTGTACCACGTATACATTGGGTTGATCAATCG AAAGGTAGCAGTGATTACTACGTATATGGTGGGTGGTGGTCAGTTTGGTGGACGGGTACATACAGTATGGTACTCTCAAAGGCGGCCTTCTTccacaaaaagtatttgagtcTGTACACAAATGTAATGTCAGCATCAGTTAGAGAATTCGTAACAAAGAACAG GAATTGTGAAGATATTGCAATGTCTTTTCTTGTTGCAAATGCCTCAGGTGCTCCCCCAATATGGGTGAAAG GTAATATATTTGAGATTGGTTCAACTGGAATCAGTAGCATGGGAGGCCATGGTGAAAGAAGAACCCAATGCGTCAATAGATTTGTTGCAGAGTTTGGGCGAATGCCTTTAGTGTCTACTTCTGTAAAGGCTGTTGATAGCCGCAATGTCTGGTTTTGGTGA